TGCTCACCACGCAGGCGTGATTCGGGATCACCTGCACTTTGTCACCAATCCCCGGCGTAGCGTGATCGGCAATCCCAGTGCTATCGTCCTGCCATGCGGCCGTGACACCCGCCTTGATTCTGGCCATCGCGTGTTCCTCATTCAGGCGCTCTATCCAAATGTGGCCGTTGCCCTTGACAATGCCGTGCCCGGGGATAGCGGGTCGGCCCGGCTTGTCGCCGGACAGTGCTTTCGTGCCAGCATCAAACACTATGCGATCCTCGGCGGGTCGGCTGACTACAGAAGTGAGAACTGATAGGGCACAATCCTTGAGCCCGGCCACGCCGAGGGCGACCAAGTCCGTGTCGTTGAACACGTATGTGCCGGGGCGGATCTCAGTGACGCCGTCCAGTTCATCCATGACGCACACCGTGGGTGTCGACCCAATACTCACCTCGTCGATGGCTATGCCGCTTTCTCTGAGCATTCTGGCAGTGGACGTCATCAGCTTGGCCTCTGAACAGGCGATCACCCGCAGTTCCTCTGGAGTGGCGGCGGAATGCGAGTGTCCCGCGTGGGTGAGGAGTCCCTTGATGCGGATGCCCTTCAGATCCTTGATGCTTAGGGCGAACCTGACGACATCCTCTCCCGCAGGTAAACCCACTCGCTTGAGCCCCACGTCGACCTCGATGTACACGTCGAGTGGTTCAGCTGCTCGAGCACTCGCATTCAGCGCAGCATCTGAAAGCGCCTCTGCGCCCTCGATACTGTCAACAGTGCATGCGATCCGAGGCGTCCAACTTCGAAGACTGAGAAGACGAGTCGCCTTCAATTCACCAATCACCGGGTAAGCGACCAGAATGTCCTCGATCCCCGCCTCTGCCATGACCTCCGCTTCGGAAACCTTGGCCACCGTCACTCCGGAAGCGCCGTGCCGCAACTGCAAATGAGCAATGATCGGAGACTTGTGCGTCTTAGTGTGCGGTCTGAGCTTGGCGCCACTGTCTACAGCACGCCTTGCCATGGTTCTCATGTTGTTCAGCATGATATCGTAGTCAATCAGTAGAGCCGGTGTATCCAGGCAGCTGATTGGCGTTCTCGAAGATCCCATTGCAGCGTGCGCCTCCTAATGTCTCCTCTTGGACCCAGGTTGCAGCGTTGCGTCACGCGCTCGAGTGCGTCAGCGCCTTTCCGGGCCTCTGCCCGGTTAGTTGTCCGTCTTGGAGAACCAACTTCCCATTCACGATCACGTATGAGAAACCGGAAGCCAGTAGCCGGGGTTCGGCGAAAGTCGCCCGATCTTGTACCTCCGTGGGTTCAAACACCGCAATGTCGGCCCGCATACCCGCTCTGAGCAGACCAGTGTCCATCAAACCGAGGCGCTGAGCCGGCATAGATGTCATCTTCCTGACGGCGTTTTCGAGAGTGAGAAATCGCTCCTCGCAAACGAACACCCGGATAACCCTTGCGAACGTGCCGGAATGCCTGGGATGGGGCGCGCCCTGTGAAGCCCACAGCCCGTCGGAGCACACCACGTGCAGACGGGACTTGTAGACCGTCTCTATGTCCTTGGGATCGAAAGAGAACATTATCCCCTTGGTGCATCCTTCGTTGGCACACACCAGATCGACCAGGACGTCAAATGGATCCCTGCCCTTCGCTTTCCCTAGCTGAGCCAGGCTCTTGCCTTCACAGTCCTTGAGATCCTGACTTGGAACGAAGGCAACCGAGATGTTCTCCCAGCCGATCAACGGTACCTTGGCCTCCCACAGCTTGCCGCCTTCGCCGAACACCGTCTCATGGCGTATCCTTGCACGCATAACCGGATCTTTCAGGAGTTCACTCAGTCGACGCACGCCGTCCTGCTCCTGCGTCCAAGGCGGAAACAAGGTATTCAGCCCAGTGCTGCCGGCCGTATATGGGTACATGTCACACATGATATCGATACCTTGTTCTCGCGCCTCATCCATCAGTTGCAGTACGTCGTTGACCTTACCCCAAT
This sequence is a window from Clostridia bacterium. Protein-coding genes within it:
- a CDS encoding alanine racemase, whose product is MGSSRTPISCLDTPALLIDYDIMLNNMRTMARRAVDSGAKLRPHTKTHKSPIIAHLQLRHGASGVTVAKVSEAEVMAEAGIEDILVAYPVIGELKATRLLSLRSWTPRIACTVDSIEGAEALSDAALNASARAAEPLDVYIEVDVGLKRVGLPAGEDVVRFALSIKDLKGIRIKGLLTHAGHSHSAATPEELRVIACSEAKLMTSTARMLRESGIAIDEVSIGSTPTVCVMDELDGVTEIRPGTYVFNDTDLVALGVAGLKDCALSVLTSVVSRPAEDRIVFDAGTKALSGDKPGRPAIPGHGIVKGNGHIWIERLNEEHAMARIKAGVTAAWQDDSTGIADHATPGIGDKVQVIPNHACVVSNLFDRFFVTRDGFVIGEWRIQGRGKLV
- a CDS encoding D-aminoacylase, whose amino-acid sequence is MFDVLIRNAKVVDGSGAPWFYGDVGVVRDRIVGVAAHLDGDARCVIDAGGRVASPGLIDMHCHDDLTQLRDEATMAKTFQGVTLVVTGNCGFSTFPAATSGRALSFARLASASGDVTEETLDSSFADYKARISRNGSLVNVAGLVGHGSIRVAVMGYDKREPTVGELRAMQSLTAEAMNQGALGLSLGLLYVPDAYADADELTALARAVASMGGLLAAHVRTYETHLIDSAKELVGILARSGARGQLSHLQAGGRGNWGKVNDVLQLMDEAREQGIDIMCDMYPYTAGSTGLNTLFPPWTQEQDGVRRLSELLKDPVMRARIRHETVFGEGGKLWEAKVPLIGWENISVAFVPSQDLKDCEGKSLAQLGKAKGRDPFDVLVDLVCANEGCTKGIMFSFDPKDIETVYKSRLHVVCSDGLWASQGAPHPRHSGTFARVIRVFVCEERFLTLENAVRKMTSMPAQRLGLMDTGLLRAGMRADIAVFEPTEVQDRATFAEPRLLASGFSYVIVNGKLVLQDGQLTGQRPGKALTHSSA